The segment GTGGAGTCCGTCCTCCAGGGACATCGAGCCGCCGAAGTACACCGACCTCTTGGCGGCCGCGACCGACCCCTTCGACCGTCGGCCGAAGTGCTCCGCGAGTTCGACCGCCTGCGCGACGACCTTGTCCTGGGGTACGACCTTGTCGACCGCCCCGTTGGCGAGCGCCTCCGCGGGCGTGAACGGCTTGCCTTCGAGGATCGCGGCCAGGGACCGGTGGGTGCCGATCAGGCGGGTCAGCCGCTGGGTGCCGCCTCCGCCCGGGATGATGCCGAGGAGGATTTCGGGCTGGCCGATGAAGAAGTCCCCGTCGGCCATGACCCGCAAATCGCAGGCCCAGGCGAACTCGGCGCCGAGGCCGAGAGCCGAACCGTTGAGGGCGGCGACGAAGAGGACACCGCTGGCGTTCATCCGGAGGTAGGTCGTGTGCAGGCGCTCCAGCTGGAGGGCTCCGCGCATCGGGGTCCTGCGCATCACGGGCCCGAGGAGACGGGACCGGTCCACGTGCTTGGCCATGCGTACGACGGCGGCGGCACCGCGCCGGCCGACCGTAGGGCTCGTGGCGCCCTCTTCCTGCAGCCACTGGACCGCGGCATGGCTGACGAACCGCTCGGGATGTGCCCCGGTGAAGACGACGGCACGGACGCTCGGATCGCGGTCGACCCGGGTCACCAGCTTGTCCAGCTGCCGGGCGATGTCGAGGCCGAACAACTGGTGCGGGCCGCCGTCGACCCGGACGACAAGGACGGCTCCGCGGTCCTCGATCTCCAGATGACCCTTGTCTTTGTATGGCATGGATTCTGCTCCCGTGCTGGGTTCATGGGGGAGTGCAAAGCGAGTGAGGGAGGGGCTGCCGGCGCCAGGAATCTGGGACAGTGCGTGAAAGCCCGTCCGGGGAGGCGCGCCCCGTGTCCGAAACGGCACGTCGCTCGAGATGTGTACTATTGCCGTGACGAGTTACATAACCAAGTTATTTCAAGAGTGTCAATGGTGGAGGCGCGAGAGGCATGGCAGGGCGGCCGAAGCTCGATGACGCACCGGAGCGGCTGGTGCGAGCCGCTGTCGGTCTGCTGGCCGAACAGGGGCCGTCGGCCATCAAGGCGCGTACGGTGGCGTCCGCGAGCGGGCTGTCGACGATGGTCGTCTACGGCCACTTCGGTGGGATCCCCGAGCTGATGCGCGCCGTCGCCGACCACGGCTTCAGGGAGCTCGCCGGGGCGTTCGCCCAGGTGCCGGTGACGGATGATCCGATCGCGGATCTCTTCGCCATGGCTTTGACCTGCCGCCGAGTGGCCCACGAGAACCCTCACCTGTATGACCTGATGTTCGGCCTGTCCACTCGTGCGACGTACCGGCCGCTGTCGGACGCGGACCTTCGCTTGAGCGGCCATTCGCCGGCCTTCAGGGATGCCCACGTCCATATCGCCGCGGCATGTCAACGGCTCGTGGACTCGGGCAGGGCCGAGCGGCAGAAACCTGAAGTCATAGCCGCCCAGTTGTGGAGTCTGGTCCACGGGTACATCACCCTTGAGCTGGCCGAGCACTTCGGCGAGTTCGAGGACCCCGTGGCGCAGGTGATGCGGCCGATGGGCGTGAACTTCTCTGTCGGTCTGGGCGACGAGCGGGAACGGGCCGAAGCCTCGCA is part of the Streptomyces puniciscabiei genome and harbors:
- a CDS encoding enoyl-CoA hydratase/isomerase family protein — translated: MPYKDKGHLEIEDRGAVLVVRVDGGPHQLFGLDIARQLDKLVTRVDRDPSVRAVVFTGAHPERFVSHAAVQWLQEEGATSPTVGRRGAAAVVRMAKHVDRSRLLGPVMRRTPMRGALQLERLHTTYLRMNASGVLFVAALNGSALGLGAEFAWACDLRVMADGDFFIGQPEILLGIIPGGGGTQRLTRLIGTHRSLAAILEGKPFTPAEALANGAVDKVVPQDKVVAQAVELAEHFGRRSKGSVAAAKRSVYFGGSMSLEDGLHVERAEFFTRVMSKDGQELMLDYMKTTDATGELPLYAPDTYAQALASGSVPGQRSTKSTRR
- a CDS encoding TetR/AcrR family transcriptional regulator, with the protein product MAGRPKLDDAPERLVRAAVGLLAEQGPSAIKARTVASASGLSTMVVYGHFGGIPELMRAVADHGFRELAGAFAQVPVTDDPIADLFAMALTCRRVAHENPHLYDLMFGLSTRATYRPLSDADLRLSGHSPAFRDAHVHIAAACQRLVDSGRAERQKPEVIAAQLWSLVHGYITLELAEHFGEFEDPVAQVMRPMGVNFSVGLGDERERAEASHEAGARLYDSIVQGR